Proteins co-encoded in one Campylobacter concisus genomic window:
- the hisS gene encoding histidine--tRNA ligase produces MITALRGMKDMLPARAKLYARIIKTCEEVAKNYGYEQILTPHLEETALFKRSVGESSDIVGKEMYQFEDKGGNDVCLRPEGTAGVVRAFIEAKLDRANVTKRCFYHGSMFRYERPQKGRLREFHQFGCECFGEGSVYEDASIILMVSEIFNRLNIKTTLKINSLGDESSMKSYKEKLVKFLDENDDRICEDCKRRKLLNPIRVLDCKVESCQEIYKNAPVITDSLSCEAQADFAKLQEILTANGVKFEIDTKLVRGLDYYCKTAFEFISNEIGSQSAVAGGGRYDRLVEYLGGRASYGVGFAMGVERIMEILGEAGDERNGVYLCALDATNLDFVYALGSKLRKKYPVEISYEAKKLQKHLQNADNKNAKIFLCVGENEMKENKIWYKNLETKDEKTINLDELEKELG; encoded by the coding sequence ATGATAACGGCACTTCGTGGCATGAAAGATATGCTTCCAGCTCGCGCTAAACTTTACGCACGGATAATCAAAACCTGCGAGGAAGTCGCAAAAAACTATGGATATGAGCAAATTTTGACCCCGCACCTCGAGGAGACGGCACTTTTTAAAAGAAGTGTCGGCGAGAGCAGTGACATTGTTGGCAAAGAGATGTATCAGTTTGAAGACAAAGGTGGCAACGACGTTTGCTTGCGACCTGAGGGCACAGCTGGCGTGGTCAGAGCCTTTATCGAGGCAAAACTTGACAGGGCAAATGTGACAAAGCGCTGCTTTTATCACGGCTCGATGTTTCGCTACGAGCGCCCACAAAAAGGCCGCTTAAGAGAGTTTCACCAGTTTGGCTGTGAGTGTTTTGGTGAGGGCAGCGTCTATGAGGATGCGAGCATTATCTTGATGGTGAGCGAAATTTTTAACAGACTAAACATAAAAACAACCCTAAAAATAAACTCCCTTGGCGACGAGAGCTCGATGAAGTCTTACAAAGAAAAGCTCGTTAAATTTTTAGATGAAAATGACGACAGAATTTGCGAGGACTGTAAAAGACGCAAGCTTTTAAATCCTATCCGCGTGCTTGACTGCAAGGTTGAGAGCTGCCAAGAAATTTACAAAAACGCCCCAGTTATCACTGATAGCTTAAGCTGCGAGGCGCAGGCTGATTTTGCAAAACTGCAAGAAATTTTAACGGCAAATGGCGTTAAATTTGAGATAGACACAAAACTCGTTCGTGGGCTAGACTACTACTGCAAGACGGCGTTTGAGTTTATCAGCAATGAGATCGGCTCTCAAAGTGCAGTCGCCGGTGGCGGCAGATACGACAGGCTGGTTGAGTATCTTGGCGGTAGAGCAAGTTATGGCGTTGGCTTTGCGATGGGTGTTGAGAGGATAATGGAAATTTTAGGTGAAGCTGGAGATGAGCGAAACGGAGTTTATCTTTGTGCGCTTGATGCGACGAATTTAGACTTTGTCTATGCGCTTGGCTCAAAGCTTCGCAAAAAATATCCGGTTGAAATTTCTTATGAAGCCAAAAAACTTCAAAAACATCTGCAAAATGCTGACAATAAAAATGCAAAAATTTTCCTTTGCGTGGGCGAAAATGAGATGAAAGAGAATAAAATTTGGTATAAAAATTTAGAGACCAAAGACGAAAAAACGATAAATTTAGATGAGCTTGAAAAGGAGCTGGGATGA
- a CDS encoding thiazole synthase yields MQSDSLILGGKEFQSRFILGSGKYSHELIDSAINEARAQILTLALRRINESKERNILDFIPKGVTLLPNTSGARNAKEAVRIAQLARELGCGELVKIEIITDSKFLFPDNAETIKACEALANDGFVPMPYMFPDLNAARAMLSAGASCIMPLAAPIGSNQGLVFKDIIEILINELDTQIIVDAGIGRPSQACEAMEMGAAAIMANTAIASSKNIPLMARAFKEAIIAGRNAYLAGLGAKSKSANASSPLTGFLD; encoded by the coding sequence GTGCAAAGTGATAGTTTGATCCTTGGCGGTAAGGAGTTTCAAAGCCGCTTTATCCTTGGCTCTGGCAAGTATTCGCACGAGCTCATCGACTCAGCCATAAACGAAGCTAGAGCGCAAATTCTAACCCTTGCTCTTAGGCGCATAAACGAGAGCAAAGAGCGAAATATACTTGACTTTATTCCAAAAGGCGTGACGCTTTTGCCAAACACAAGTGGCGCTAGAAATGCCAAAGAGGCCGTTCGTATCGCCCAGCTTGCACGTGAGCTTGGATGCGGCGAGCTTGTTAAGATAGAGATCATAACTGACTCTAAATTTCTCTTTCCAGACAACGCCGAAACGATAAAAGCGTGCGAAGCCTTAGCAAATGACGGCTTTGTGCCGATGCCATATATGTTTCCTGATCTAAACGCTGCAAGAGCGATGCTAAGTGCAGGAGCTAGTTGCATAATGCCTCTAGCTGCGCCCATTGGCTCAAATCAGGGGCTAGTTTTTAAAGATATCATTGAGATTTTGATAAACGAGCTTGATACGCAGATCATCGTAGATGCGGGCATAGGCAGGCCATCACAAGCGTGCGAAGCGATGGAGATGGGAGCGGCTGCTATCATGGCAAACACCGCTATCGCTTCATCTAAAAATATCCCGCTCATGGCAAGAGCCTTTAAAGAGGCGATCATCGCTGGTCGCAACGCCTATCTAGCAGGCCTTGGCGCAAAGAGCAAAAGCGCAAACGCCTCATCGCCGCTCACTGGATTTTTAGACTGA
- a CDS encoding pyridoxal phosphate-dependent aminotransferase, which produces MQLANRMQTLSESITIAISTKAKEMKAAGIDVISLSAGEPDFMTPKKIRETVKNALDNDNKSGKYTPVPGLPEVIEAIRAKLKRDNGLDYKANQIVTNIGAKHSLFNVFQALINPGDEVIIPSPYWVSYPEIVKFCGGVPVFIEADESTNFKITAEQLKKAITPKTKVFSLNHPTNPTGAVYTKEEIAAFGEVLKGTDIIVTSDEIYEKVIYGKKFHAVASVSEDLFKRTVTINGLSKCGAMPGWRFGYIASSMDWLIAGIKKLQSQSTSNISSIVQIGAIPSLLGETDEDIENMRKEYEKRRDVAVEMINAIPGLSVVKPDGAFYLFVKCKDVDSDSLRFCKKMLEEANVATVPGVGFGMEGYFRISFATDIESIKKAIERIANFVKSYKI; this is translated from the coding sequence ATGCAACTAGCAAATAGAATGCAAACATTAAGCGAATCAATCACAATCGCGATCAGCACAAAAGCCAAAGAGATGAAGGCTGCTGGTATCGATGTGATCTCGCTTTCAGCTGGTGAGCCTGACTTTATGACTCCAAAAAAGATAAGAGAAACTGTAAAAAACGCACTAGATAACGATAATAAAAGCGGCAAATACACGCCAGTACCAGGCCTGCCTGAGGTCATAGAGGCCATTAGAGCAAAGTTAAAAAGAGATAACGGACTTGACTACAAAGCAAATCAAATCGTCACAAATATCGGCGCAAAACACTCACTTTTTAATGTATTTCAAGCGCTTATCAACCCAGGAGACGAGGTCATCATCCCCTCTCCATACTGGGTGAGCTACCCTGAGATCGTTAAATTTTGCGGCGGCGTGCCTGTGTTTATCGAGGCAGACGAGAGTACAAATTTTAAAATCACAGCCGAACAGCTAAAAAAAGCGATCACGCCAAAAACAAAGGTCTTTTCGCTAAATCATCCAACAAACCCAACTGGAGCTGTATATACGAAAGAGGAGATCGCGGCATTTGGCGAGGTTTTAAAGGGCACTGACATCATCGTTACAAGCGATGAAATTTATGAAAAAGTGATCTACGGCAAGAAATTTCACGCAGTAGCCTCGGTGAGCGAGGATCTTTTTAAAAGAACGGTTACGATAAACGGCCTAAGCAAATGTGGAGCGATGCCTGGCTGGAGATTTGGCTATATCGCAAGCTCGATGGACTGGCTAATTGCTGGCATTAAAAAGCTTCAAAGCCAAAGCACAAGCAACATCAGCTCGATCGTGCAAATAGGCGCTATCCCGTCACTTCTTGGCGAAACTGATGAAGACATCGAAAACATGAGAAAAGAGTATGAAAAAAGACGCGATGTGGCAGTTGAAATGATAAACGCTATCCCTGGATTAAGCGTAGTTAAGCCTGATGGCGCGTTTTATCTATTTGTAAAATGCAAAGACGTAGATAGCGACTCACTTAGATTTTGTAAAAAGATGCTTGAAGAGGCAAATGTAGCCACTGTGCCAGGCGTTGGCTTTGGCATGGAGGGATACTTTAGAATTTCTTTTGCAACTGACATCGAGAGCATAAAAAAAGCGATCGAGAGGATCGCAAATTTTGTAAAAAGCTACAAAATTTAA
- the flgA gene encoding flagellar basal body P-ring formation chaperone FlgA, with protein sequence MYCILNDQISLSTFGFEGEDNEILNLEGKRAAKIDSKKLYEILTANFKTYNDKSGGSVAFVKNCSIMDEIQMQFLRSISDEYPGISISDLSISPQNKLPANFKELILKNIFLGDQNSQKGVFRASFEDVDLSLKSLYFKFSFNAKMPVFIAINSMNTNHILSLLDYQPTMIEFGKWPKDALSSSNSLALITKVQIKSGEILTKRQFNAINLVKKGQMLNAVLSEDGVKIIAEVKALEDGNLGDMIKIRTKDNKILQATVSGKDEAVIR encoded by the coding sequence ATGTATTGCATTCTAAACGATCAAATTTCACTTAGTACTTTTGGCTTTGAAGGCGAAGACAATGAAATTTTAAACTTAGAGGGCAAAAGAGCAGCCAAGATAGATAGCAAAAAACTCTATGAAATTCTAACAGCAAATTTTAAAACATATAATGACAAAAGCGGTGGAAGCGTTGCTTTTGTAAAAAACTGCTCTATCATGGATGAGATTCAAATGCAATTTTTAAGATCAATTAGTGATGAATATCCTGGTATCAGCATAAGTGATCTTAGCATCAGTCCACAAAATAAACTTCCAGCAAATTTCAAAGAGCTCATCCTAAAAAATATCTTTTTAGGTGATCAAAATAGTCAAAAAGGCGTCTTTAGAGCCTCATTTGAGGACGTTGATCTAAGCTTAAAGAGCCTTTATTTTAAATTTAGTTTTAATGCTAAAATGCCAGTTTTTATCGCTATAAATTCAATGAATACAAACCACATTTTAAGCCTGCTTGACTACCAACCAACGATGATTGAGTTTGGCAAATGGCCAAAAGATGCACTTTCTAGCTCAAATAGCTTAGCTCTTATAACAAAAGTGCAGATAAAAAGCGGTGAAATTTTAACGAAGCGTCAGTTTAACGCCATAAATTTAGTAAAAAAAGGTCAAATGCTAAATGCAGTTTTGAGCGAGGATGGCGTTAAGATAATAGCTGAAGTAAAGGCACTTGAGGATGGAAATTTAGGTGATATGATAAAGATAAGAACAAAAGATAATAAAATTTTACAGGCCACAGTTTCAGGTAAAGATGAGGCGGTAATAAGATGA
- the thiF gene encoding sulfur carrier protein ThiS adenylyltransferase ThiF has product MIEIVLNGAKFKVPVKSLGELKELALGDKESEIYKFLEKFNATKPDIFIVDGFAIKEDSELKDGSNVVFIRRGVMPEREVLRSMIASRNSPELNLALSKAVIGVAGLGGLGSNIALSLARVGVKKLVLADFDVVEPSNLNRQQYFVRHIGLKKTQALKELINDVNPFVEVETHDIFLDEKNVASVFGECEILCEAFDNVAGKAMILNEAGASLKDKKIIGASGMAGHFSSNLIKTIKFAKNVYLCGDLTNEAKIGQGLMAPRVAICANHEANLAIRLLMGLEA; this is encoded by the coding sequence ATGATAGAGATAGTATTAAACGGCGCAAAATTTAAGGTGCCAGTAAAAAGCCTTGGCGAGCTAAAAGAGCTTGCGCTTGGCGATAAAGAGAGTGAAATTTATAAATTTTTAGAGAAATTTAACGCGACAAAGCCAGATATTTTTATCGTTGATGGCTTTGCTATAAAAGAAGATAGCGAGCTAAAAGATGGCTCAAACGTCGTATTTATAAGGCGTGGCGTGATGCCTGAGCGTGAAGTTTTACGCTCGATGATCGCCTCACGAAACAGCCCTGAACTAAATTTAGCCCTAAGTAAAGCAGTGATTGGCGTAGCTGGACTTGGCGGCCTTGGCTCAAATATCGCGCTAAGCCTAGCTAGAGTTGGCGTAAAAAAGCTAGTGCTTGCCGACTTTGACGTCGTTGAGCCAAGCAACCTAAACCGCCAGCAGTATTTCGTCCGCCACATCGGCTTAAAAAAGACGCAGGCGCTTAAAGAGCTGATAAACGACGTCAATCCCTTTGTCGAGGTCGAAACTCACGATATATTTTTAGATGAAAAAAACGTGGCTAGCGTCTTTGGCGAGTGTGAAATTTTATGCGAAGCATTTGACAATGTAGCTGGCAAGGCGATGATACTAAACGAAGCTGGAGCTAGCCTAAAAGATAAAAAGATCATCGGCGCCTCTGGTATGGCTGGACACTTTAGCTCAAATCTCATAAAAACCATAAAATTTGCCAAAAATGTCTATCTTTGTGGCGACCTCACAAACGAGGCGAAGATCGGTCAAGGGCTCATGGCACCGCGCGTTGCGATCTGCGCAAACCACGAGGCAAATTTAGCCATTAGGCTACTTATGGGCTTGGAGGCGTAA
- the tmk gene encoding dTMP kinase: protein MYVLFEGIDGVGKSTQIEILASKFSDAIVTKEPGGTQLGENLREILLSSSIKIGKRAEILLFLADRAEHFEKLVAPNLGKLILSDRGFISGIAYALANDENLDESVLLELNKFALNDKFADKIIFFEASHELISTRLKARGTSDKIEARGLEYLLKVQSLMKQILIKNGFETLFIDASKSIELISKEIENFINFK from the coding sequence ATGTATGTTTTGTTTGAGGGTATTGACGGCGTTGGCAAGAGCACGCAGATAGAAATTTTAGCCTCTAAATTTAGTGATGCCATCGTCACAAAAGAGCCAGGTGGCACGCAGCTTGGTGAAAATTTACGAGAAATCTTACTAAGCTCAAGCATAAAAATAGGCAAAAGGGCTGAAATTTTACTCTTTTTAGCTGATAGGGCTGAGCATTTTGAAAAGCTGGTTGCTCCAAATTTAGGTAAACTGATTTTAAGCGATAGAGGCTTTATCTCAGGCATCGCCTACGCTTTAGCAAATGATGAAAACTTAGATGAAAGCGTGCTTTTAGAGCTTAATAAATTTGCACTAAATGATAAATTTGCAGACAAGATCATCTTTTTTGAAGCAAGCCATGAGCTTATAAGCACGCGCTTAAAAGCAAGAGGCACAAGCGATAAGATCGAAGCTCGCGGACTAGAGTATCTTTTAAAAGTGCAAAGTTTGATGAAGCAAATTCTCATTAAAAATGGCTTTGAAACGCTTTTTATAGATGCATCTAAAAGCATAGAGCTAATTTCAAAAGAGATAGAAAATTTTATAAATTTTAAGTAA
- a CDS encoding thiamine phosphate synthase has protein sequence MFKILCVADFESYEGDDFLKRIQLLCKAGVDEILLRAKGLNEADFYDLARVVAQICENYRKKFIINQFFDVAYKLKSDFWLTSAQLEFFKNHGVFLDEFRKTAKIYAPAHDLEQAKISASIADVLVASHIFATSCKAGLEPKGLNFISELKSFDKEIYALGGLDSGNYKEVIKAGANGICFMSLAMNGDMELIKKIVESKNG, from the coding sequence ATGTTTAAAATTCTCTGCGTGGCTGATTTTGAAAGCTATGAGGGCGATGACTTTTTAAAGAGGATACAGCTACTTTGCAAGGCTGGCGTGGATGAAATTTTGCTTCGTGCAAAGGGGCTAAACGAGGCTGATTTTTATGATCTTGCTAGGGTTGTGGCTCAAATTTGTGAAAACTACCGCAAGAAATTTATCATTAATCAATTTTTTGACGTAGCTTACAAGCTAAAGAGCGACTTTTGGCTCACTTCGGCGCAGCTTGAATTTTTTAAAAATCACGGCGTTTTTTTAGATGAATTTAGAAAAACAGCTAAAATTTACGCCCCAGCTCACGACCTAGAGCAGGCTAAAATTTCAGCCTCTATCGCTGACGTGCTCGTTGCTTCTCATATATTTGCCACCTCTTGCAAGGCGGGCTTAGAGCCAAAAGGGCTAAATTTTATAAGTGAGCTAAAAAGCTTTGATAAAGAAATTTACGCACTTGGCGGACTAGATAGCGGGAACTACAAAGAGGTCATAAAAGCTGGAGCAAACGGCATTTGCTTCATGAGCCTAGCAATGAACGGCGATATGGAGCTTATAAAAAAGATAGTAGAGAGCAAAAACGGCTAA
- the thiS gene encoding sulfur carrier protein ThiS encodes MIKFRVNGKIFELENDINVYDFLAQNGYELKFIALERDGEILPKKLWRERFMSEGKAYEIVTLVGGG; translated from the coding sequence ATGATCAAATTTAGAGTAAATGGTAAAATTTTCGAGCTTGAAAACGATATAAATGTTTATGATTTTTTAGCTCAAAATGGCTATGAGCTTAAATTTATAGCCCTTGAGCGAGACGGAGAAATTTTGCCAAAAAAGCTTTGGCGTGAGCGTTTTATGAGCGAGGGCAAAGCTTATGAGATCGTCACTTTAGTTGGCGGTGGATGA
- the speA gene encoding biosynthetic arginine decarboxylase: MNDFGLSIWGNSNFVIEDGKVCINAASKPAIIDIVKEIRDDGYRGPLLLRFPHLIQKQIEQIHASFAKAKKEFAYKGSFNAVFPLKVNQYPGFVKNLVRLGKPYNYGLEAGSKAELLLTMAYNNEKAPITVNGFKDKEMINIGFIAAEMGHNITLTIEGLNELEAIIAIAKERFKPKPKIGLRVRLHSTGSGLWAKSGGIHSKFGLTSTELIEAVKMLKKANLLENFTMIHFHIGSQISEIHPLKKALIEAGNIYAELRKMGASNLKAINLGGGLAIEYSQFKEESSRNYTLNEYANDVVYMLKTISEQKKEIEPDIFIESGRYIAASHALLVAPVLELFSQEYTEEKLNLKKNNPNLITELVDLYKSIKPSNALEYLHDAIHHTESVLTLFDLGYVDLQDRSNAEVLLRLISKKAVVMLGNKSNSSDLTKIQKEVQERYLLNFSIFQSLPDFWGLKQNFPIMPLDRLDERPTLPASIWDITCDSDGEISYDDEKNPLLLHDVDVEKEDYFLGFFLVGAYQEVIGMKHNLFTHPTEATIELSNDGYKITNLLESQSILDIMEDMDYDIYEIQDTLNERLVKSTLINETQKKQILGELYLFLNDNSYLKTIN, translated from the coding sequence ATGAATGATTTTGGACTTAGCATTTGGGGCAATTCAAATTTTGTTATAGAAGATGGCAAAGTCTGTATAAATGCAGCCAGCAAACCAGCGATCATAGACATCGTAAAAGAGATAAGAGACGACGGATATAGAGGGCCACTACTGCTTCGCTTTCCGCACCTTATCCAAAAGCAGATCGAGCAGATCCACGCAAGCTTTGCAAAAGCAAAGAAAGAATTTGCCTACAAAGGCAGCTTTAATGCGGTATTTCCACTTAAGGTCAATCAATATCCTGGCTTTGTAAAAAATTTAGTGCGCCTTGGCAAGCCCTACAACTACGGCCTTGAAGCTGGCAGTAAAGCTGAGCTACTTTTAACCATGGCTTACAATAACGAAAAAGCTCCCATAACCGTAAATGGCTTTAAAGATAAAGAGATGATAAATATAGGCTTTATCGCCGCTGAGATGGGACACAACATCACGCTAACGATCGAGGGTCTAAACGAGCTTGAAGCGATAATCGCCATCGCAAAGGAGCGCTTTAAACCAAAACCAAAGATCGGACTTAGAGTGAGACTACACTCGACAGGATCGGGTCTTTGGGCAAAGAGTGGCGGCATACACTCTAAATTTGGCCTAACATCAACCGAACTGATAGAAGCTGTAAAGATGCTAAAAAAAGCAAATTTACTTGAAAACTTCACAATGATACACTTTCATATCGGCTCTCAAATAAGCGAGATCCACCCGCTCAAAAAAGCACTCATCGAGGCTGGCAACATCTACGCTGAGCTTAGAAAAATGGGTGCCTCAAATTTAAAAGCGATAAATTTAGGTGGCGGTCTTGCGATCGAGTACTCGCAGTTTAAAGAAGAAAGCAGCAGAAACTACACACTAAACGAATATGCAAACGACGTTGTTTATATGCTTAAAACTATAAGCGAGCAAAAAAAGGAGATCGAGCCAGATATTTTCATAGAGTCAGGTCGCTACATCGCCGCTTCTCATGCACTTCTAGTCGCCCCTGTGCTTGAGCTATTTTCTCAAGAATACACCGAAGAGAAGCTAAATTTAAAGAAAAACAATCCAAATTTAATAACCGAGCTAGTCGATCTTTATAAATCAATCAAACCTTCAAACGCACTAGAATACCTGCACGACGCTATCCATCACACAGAGAGCGTTTTAACACTTTTTGACCTTGGATATGTTGATCTTCAAGATAGATCAAACGCCGAGGTGCTTTTAAGGCTCATCAGCAAAAAAGCTGTCGTGATGCTTGGTAACAAGAGCAACTCAAGCGATCTAACTAAAATTCAAAAAGAGGTTCAAGAGAGATACTTGCTAAATTTCTCTATTTTTCAAAGCTTGCCTGACTTTTGGGGGCTAAAGCAAAATTTTCCTATCATGCCACTTGACAGGCTCGATGAGCGCCCTACTTTGCCAGCTTCGATTTGGGATATCACATGCGATAGCGATGGTGAAATCAGCTATGATGACGAGAAAAACCCACTACTTTTGCACGACGTGGACGTGGAGAAGGAGGATTATTTCTTGGGATTTTTCCTAGTTGGCGCATATCAAGAGGTGATCGGCATGAAACACAACCTCTTTACCCATCCGACAGAGGCCACGATAGAGCTTTCAAATGATGGCTACAAGATCACAAATTTATTAGAGAGCCAGTCTATTTTAGACATTATGGAAGACATGGACTATGATATCTACGAGATCCAAGACACTCTAAACGAGCGCTTAGTGAAATCAACTCTGATAAACGAAACACAAAAGAAGCAAATTTTGGGCGAGCTTTATCTATTTTTAAATGACAATAGCTACCTAAAAACAATCAATTAA
- the coaD gene encoding pantetheine-phosphate adenylyltransferase yields the protein MKKSCIYPGTFDPITNGHLDVIVRATKIFDKVIVAVAKNDSKQPMFAHEKRIEMAKGAVCELKNVSVLGFDNLLVDFAKSHGINTVIRGLRAVSDFEYELQIGYANAALWDEFETVYLMPSLNNAFISSSIVRSVLRHDGDVSNLVPAKILKNLKA from the coding sequence TTGAAAAAATCTTGCATCTATCCAGGAACTTTTGATCCGATCACAAACGGCCATTTGGACGTTATCGTAAGAGCTACAAAAATTTTTGACAAAGTGATTGTCGCAGTTGCAAAAAATGACAGCAAACAGCCGATGTTCGCACATGAAAAACGCATAGAGATGGCAAAAGGAGCAGTTTGCGAGCTAAAAAACGTAAGCGTTCTTGGCTTTGATAACTTGCTTGTTGATTTTGCTAAATCGCACGGCATAAACACCGTCATCAGGGGACTCCGCGCGGTTAGTGACTTTGAGTATGAGTTACAAATAGGCTACGCAAACGCTGCACTTTGGGACGAATTTGAGACGGTTTATCTTATGCCAAGCTTAAATAACGCCTTCATTTCAAGCTCGATCGTCCGCTCAGTCTTGCGCCACGACGGCGATGTGAGCAACCTAGTGCCAGCAAAAATTCTAAAAAATTTAAAGGCGTAA
- the thiH gene encoding 2-iminoacetate synthase ThiH gives MKFTRTNHMQLLPHMQDVGSEIMDEILKERANYKPEIYTEADVKAALNAKHCSLENLKALLSPAAAPFLEQIAQLAQAKTRANFGSNITLFTPLYIANYCDNLCVYCGFNAKNNIKRAKLSDEEIIRELREISKSGLEEILILTGESETNSSVAYIANACALAKKFFKVVGVEIYPLNSEGYALLHKSGADYVTVFQETYNPTKYEKIHLGGNKRIFPYRLNAQERALLGGMRGVGFAALLGIDDFRLDAFSTALHASLIQKKYPHAEIAFSCPRLRPIINNDRINPRDVGERELLQVICAYRIFMPTASITISTREKAKFRDNAVKIATNKISAGVKVSIGAHGEEKKGDEQFEISDSRSVDEIKAMIKANGLEPLMSEYVYV, from the coding sequence ATGAAATTTACAAGAACCAATCACATGCAGCTGCTGCCTCACATGCAGGATGTTGGTAGCGAGATCATGGATGAAATTTTAAAAGAGCGTGCAAACTACAAGCCAGAAATTTACACCGAAGCTGACGTAAAAGCAGCTCTTAATGCAAAGCACTGCTCGCTTGAAAATTTGAAAGCCCTACTCTCGCCTGCTGCAGCGCCATTTTTAGAGCAAATAGCCCAGCTTGCTCAGGCAAAAACAAGGGCAAATTTTGGCTCAAACATCACGCTTTTTACCCCGCTTTACATAGCAAACTACTGCGATAATCTCTGCGTTTATTGCGGTTTTAATGCTAAAAATAATATAAAAAGAGCAAAGCTAAGCGACGAGGAGATCATAAGGGAGCTAAGAGAAATTTCAAAGAGTGGCTTAGAAGAAATTTTGATCCTAACTGGCGAGAGCGAGACCAACTCAAGTGTCGCTTACATCGCAAACGCCTGCGCTTTGGCAAAGAAATTTTTTAAAGTCGTTGGGGTTGAAATTTACCCGCTAAACTCTGAGGGCTACGCCCTGCTTCATAAAAGTGGCGCAGACTATGTGACCGTCTTTCAAGAGACCTATAATCCCACAAAATACGAAAAAATCCATCTTGGTGGCAACAAAAGGATCTTCCCATACCGATTAAACGCGCAAGAGCGAGCGCTTCTTGGAGGCATGAGAGGAGTTGGCTTTGCAGCACTTCTTGGCATAGATGACTTTAGACTTGACGCCTTTTCGACTGCACTTCATGCGAGCCTCATTCAAAAAAAGTATCCGCACGCCGAGATCGCATTTTCATGCCCAAGGCTTCGCCCTATCATCAACAACGACCGCATCAATCCACGCGACGTGGGCGAGCGCGAGCTTTTGCAAGTGATCTGCGCTTATAGAATTTTCATGCCAACAGCTAGCATAACGATCTCAACCAGAGAAAAGGCTAAATTTCGCGACAACGCCGTAAAGATCGCCACAAATAAGATAAGCGCTGGCGTAAAAGTGAGTATCGGCGCTCACGGAGAAGAGAAAAAGGGCGACGAGCAGTTTGAGATAAGTGATAGCAGAAGCGTGGATGAGATAAAAGCAATGATAAAAGCAAACGGCCTAGAGCCCTTGATGAGCGAGTATGTCTATGTTTAA
- a CDS encoding UbiX family flavin prenyltransferase, with protein MKKIVFAATGASGAGLFLKLVKAAKDNCEAHVIVSKNAMKVLEAEENLKLNLNDLGVKIYDDQDLIAGPASGSFGTNAMIIAPCSTNTLAKVANGISDTLITRAANVALKEKQRLVFGVREMPFSTIALSQMQLLSSLGAIIAPPVLGYYAGIKSLKDMENFIIGKWLDALKIENNLYKRWQI; from the coding sequence ATGAAAAAGATAGTATTTGCAGCCACTGGAGCAAGCGGGGCTGGACTCTTTTTAAAGCTTGTCAAGGCTGCCAAAGATAATTGCGAGGCGCACGTCATAGTTAGTAAAAATGCCATGAAAGTTTTAGAGGCTGAAGAAAATTTGAAGCTAAATTTAAATGATCTTGGCGTGAAAATTTATGATGATCAAGACCTTATCGCAGGCCCAGCGTCAGGCTCGTTTGGCACGAATGCTATGATCATAGCGCCCTGCTCTACCAACACACTAGCAAAAGTTGCAAACGGCATAAGCGACACGCTAATCACAAGAGCCGCAAATGTCGCGCTAAAAGAGAAGCAAAGGCTAGTTTTTGGCGTTAGAGAGATGCCGTTTTCCACTATCGCGCTTTCTCAAATGCAGCTTCTCTCATCTCTTGGTGCTATCATCGCTCCACCAGTTTTGGGATACTACGCAGGTATAAAGAGCCTTAAAGATATGGAAAATTTCATCATCGGCAAGTGGCTTGATGCCTTAAAAATCGAAAATAATCTTTACAAAAGGTGGCAAATTTGA